The Eleutherodactylus coqui strain aEleCoq1 chromosome 6, aEleCoq1.hap1, whole genome shotgun sequence genome window below encodes:
- the CLK2 gene encoding dual specificity protein kinase CLK2 isoform X2, with protein sequence MAAPFSEPDNPFQDSAVMEHRPSSQYATLDVYNPFDNLGMPPPYHEPSAQPAAALSPAVTPSGKKPSPTEPKNYGSYGTQESTAAATAELLRRQEELNRKAEELDRRERELQSAALGGAALRQNNWPPLPSFCPVRPCFYQDIGVDIPQEFQKTVSIMYYLWLATAGNLLLNLLACLAQFCVDGNQGSGFGLSILWAILFTPCSFVCWYRPLYKAFRSDSSFNFFVFFFIYFVQDVVYVLAAVGIPGWGFSGWISALSVLKQGYPGVSAIMIIVALLLTATATMGIIMLKRIHSIYRRTGASFQKAQEEFAAGVFTNPAVRTAATNVAAGAAQSAFKP encoded by the exons ATGGCGGCGCCGTTCAGCGAGCCTGATAACCCCTTCCAG GACTCGGCAGTGATGGAGCATCGGCCCAGCAGTCAGTACGCCACGTTGGACGTCTACAATCCCTTTGACAACTTGGGG ATGCCGCCGCCGTACCACGAGCCGTCCGCCCAACCTGCTGCTGCTCTCTCGCCCGCCGTCACCCCGTCCGGGAAGAAACCAAGTCCCACTGAACCCAAGAACTATGGCTCGTACGGGACGCAG GAATCGACGGCCGCAGCGACCGCAGAGTTACTGCGCCGCCAGGAGGAGCTGAACCGCAAAGCGGAGGAGCTGGACCGGAGGGAGCGGGAGCTGCAGAGCGCCGCACTGGGCGGAGCCGCAT TGAGGCAGAACAACTGGCCCCCGCTGCCATCCTTCTGCCCGGTGCGGCCTTGCTTCTACCAGGACATCGGTGTGGACATCCCCCAGGAGTTCCAGAAGACGGTGTCCATCATGTACTACCTGTGGCTCG CCACTGCAGGGAATCTGCTGCTGAACCTCTTGGCCTGCCTCGCCCAGTTCTGTGTAGACGGGAATCAGGGCTCTGGATTCGGTCTGTCTATCCTCTGGGCCATCCTCTTCACACCCTGCTCCTTCGTCTGCTGGTACCGACCCCTCTACAAGGCCTTCAG GAGCGacagttccttcaacttcttCGTCTTCTTCTTCATCTACTTTGTACAAGACGTGGTGTACGTGCTGGCGGCGGTGGGGATCCCCGGATGGGGCTTCAG CGGCTGGATCTCTGCTCTCTCTGTCTTGAAGCAGGGTTATCCTGGGGTCTCTGCAATAATGATTATAGTCGCACTGCTCCTCACAGCGACTGCCACCATGGGAATCATCATGTTAAAGAGG ATCCACTCCATTTACCGCCGAACCGGCGCCAGTTTCCAGAAAGCGCAGGAAGAGTTTGCTGCTGGTGTGTTTACCAACCCTGCGGTGCGGACAGCTGCGACCAACGTAGCGGCGGGGGCAGCCCAAAGTGCGTTCAAGCCTTAG